One Bremerella sp. JC817 genomic window carries:
- a CDS encoding DmsC/YnfH family molybdoenzyme membrane anchor subunit produces MAIADQNSTSQLSSGFDLVEMLLSEQQDLTAVQRFSQRHAQHSDPLLAPTYRELIPLSEPGAGEQYAFEVDLDACSGCKACVVACHNMNGLEESETWRRVGMLQSLMPTSPAVQHVTTACHHCVEPGCMLGCPVQAYEKDPQLGIVVHLDDQCIGCKYCTLMCPYDVPKFSESKGIVRKCDMCRHRLAEGEAPACVQSCPNAAIKITVVAQDAIAAEASEGTFLRGAANPRITKPTTRYIGKNRLSEAMFSAGVQEVLPNHTHLPLVGLLTLTQAALGMLIASVAVQFFFGSAVTSAILATIAAVIGLAASGAHLGRPMYGFRVFLGLRTSWLSREAVLMPGFAGPLVGYAASYFVPMLEPFRLMMGLAAIGGGMITIFCSAMIYIVTRRPFWKESLTFAKFGTTIVLGGFAAASLEGTIHASSFIIGTIAATILVTMARLALEYQLCSQVAKPLTDPLARSAYLILGPLKGLGWSRVSLWAIGGIVLPAILALTSGPVSIAIAGLSLASLVAAELIDRALYFAAESTPAMPNLPK; encoded by the coding sequence ATGGCCATCGCCGACCAAAACTCGACATCTCAGCTCTCGTCAGGATTCGACCTGGTCGAGATGCTGCTTTCGGAACAGCAAGACCTGACGGCAGTCCAGCGATTTTCGCAGCGCCACGCTCAACATAGCGATCCCCTGCTCGCGCCGACCTATCGCGAACTGATCCCGCTCAGTGAACCAGGTGCTGGCGAGCAGTATGCGTTTGAAGTCGACCTGGACGCCTGCTCTGGCTGCAAAGCGTGTGTTGTCGCCTGCCATAACATGAACGGCCTGGAAGAGTCCGAAACATGGCGTCGCGTTGGCATGCTGCAAAGCTTGATGCCGACGTCGCCTGCCGTTCAGCATGTGACGACGGCCTGTCATCACTGCGTCGAGCCGGGGTGCATGCTCGGTTGCCCGGTGCAAGCGTACGAAAAAGATCCTCAGCTCGGTATCGTCGTTCATCTCGACGACCAATGCATCGGCTGCAAGTATTGCACTTTGATGTGCCCATACGATGTCCCGAAGTTCAGCGAATCGAAGGGGATCGTCCGTAAATGCGACATGTGTCGGCATCGACTGGCGGAAGGAGAAGCTCCGGCCTGCGTGCAGTCGTGTCCGAACGCCGCGATCAAAATCACCGTTGTTGCTCAGGATGCCATCGCCGCCGAGGCTTCTGAAGGAACGTTCCTGCGCGGAGCCGCGAACCCTCGGATCACCAAGCCAACGACCCGTTACATTGGCAAGAACCGTTTAAGCGAAGCGATGTTCTCGGCGGGCGTACAAGAGGTTCTCCCGAATCATACTCACTTGCCGTTAGTTGGCCTGCTGACTTTAACCCAAGCCGCCCTGGGCATGCTGATCGCCAGCGTTGCCGTACAGTTCTTCTTCGGTAGTGCCGTTACCAGTGCCATCTTGGCGACGATCGCCGCTGTGATTGGCCTGGCGGCTTCCGGGGCTCACCTCGGCCGACCGATGTATGGGTTCCGTGTGTTCCTAGGTTTGCGAACCTCCTGGCTCAGCCGCGAAGCGGTCTTGATGCCTGGCTTCGCCGGGCCATTGGTCGGCTATGCGGCGTCATACTTCGTACCCATGCTCGAACCGTTTCGACTGATGATGGGACTTGCCGCAATCGGCGGCGGGATGATCACGATCTTTTGTTCGGCGATGATTTACATCGTCACCCGTCGACCGTTCTGGAAAGAGTCGCTCACGTTCGCCAAGTTCGGCACCACGATCGTCCTGGGCGGGTTCGCCGCCGCGAGCCTCGAAGGAACGATCCACGCTAGTTCGTTCATCATCGGGACGATCGCAGCCACCATCCTGGTAACGATGGCCCGTCTGGCATTGGAATATCAGTTGTGCTCGCAGGTCGCAAAGCCGCTGACCGATCCGCTGGCCCGTTCGGCTTACTTGATCCTGGGGCCCTTGAAAGGACTCGGCTGGAGCCGCGTTAGTTTGTGGGCCATCGGGGGCATCGTTCTGCCGGCGATCCTAGCGCTGACCAGCGGCCCCGTTTCGATCGCGATCGCCGGGCTGTCGCTGGCAAGCCTGGTTGCGGCGGAACTGATCGATCGGGCGTTGTATTTCGCCGCGGAATCGACCCCTGCCATGCCCAATTTGCCGAAGTAG
- a CDS encoding molybdopterin-dependent oxidoreductase, producing MMSSATEPNPLQQLIYAKTGALTRDLLLHPGEFGLGKVPASIKPDGTTTSVCGFCSTGCGLELHMKDGKAVNLSPSVDWPVNLGMACPKGWESLTVLKANDRATTPLLKGADGKLAPVSWDEAMKTFCERFQDIQAKHGNDSVAFLSTGQIATEEMFFLGALAKFGMGMLHGDGNTRQCMATAVVAYKESFGFDAPPFTYADFEESDVLVFVGSNLCIAHPIMWERVLRNPHQPKIIVIDPRRTETAVAATHHLPLKPKTDLALLYTIANVLIENDWIDTNYIANHTVGFDEFRQYVAEYRLEDSFENCGLPSADVLEVVQAIHEGQRVSFWWTMGVNQSHQGVRTAQAIINLAMMTGNIGRPGTGANSVTGQCNAMGSRLFSNTTNLLGGHDFRNADHRQKIADTLSIPVGNIPTENSWSYDGIMEGIRRGDIRGLWVIATNPAHSWIHQEEAHETLSKLDFLVVQDMYHSTETAVRADLVLPAAGWGEKEGTFINSERRIGLHKKVVPAPGQALADFQIFRLVSHYWGCGSLFESWKTPEDVFRAMKQCSQGQPCDITGIRDYRMLDDARGVQWPTRQDESTGDDWMPAQQRRLFEDGQYFHADGKARFIFEPPQAPNEEPSEDFPLRLLTGRGTAAQWHTQTKTSKSAVLRTLYSTTLLVDISPDDAAALQLLPHDKVLVQSARGEIEARVNITGSVQPGHVFLPMHNELTNRLTFPQFDSYSRQPSYKNAAVRIVKPS from the coding sequence ATGATGTCGTCCGCAACTGAACCGAATCCGCTGCAGCAGTTGATCTACGCCAAGACCGGAGCGTTGACCCGCGACTTGCTGCTTCATCCTGGCGAGTTCGGACTAGGCAAAGTCCCCGCTTCGATCAAACCGGATGGCACGACCACCTCGGTCTGCGGATTCTGCTCGACGGGGTGCGGACTCGAACTCCACATGAAGGATGGCAAGGCGGTCAATCTTAGCCCGTCGGTCGACTGGCCGGTGAACCTGGGCATGGCTTGCCCGAAAGGCTGGGAGTCGCTCACGGTCCTGAAAGCGAACGACCGAGCAACGACGCCGCTGCTCAAAGGGGCCGACGGGAAACTGGCTCCTGTTTCCTGGGATGAAGCGATGAAGACGTTCTGCGAGCGTTTCCAAGACATCCAGGCCAAGCATGGCAACGATTCGGTCGCGTTCCTTTCCACCGGCCAGATTGCCACGGAAGAAATGTTCTTTCTCGGCGCGCTTGCCAAGTTTGGCATGGGCATGCTGCACGGGGACGGCAACACGCGGCAATGTATGGCCACCGCCGTGGTCGCTTACAAAGAATCGTTCGGGTTCGATGCCCCACCTTTCACCTATGCTGACTTTGAAGAGTCGGACGTGCTGGTCTTCGTGGGTTCCAATCTCTGCATCGCTCATCCGATCATGTGGGAACGCGTTCTGCGGAATCCGCATCAACCGAAGATCATCGTTATCGATCCTCGTCGCACCGAAACCGCCGTCGCCGCGACACATCACCTGCCGCTGAAGCCGAAGACCGACCTCGCCCTGCTCTATACGATCGCGAACGTGCTGATCGAAAACGATTGGATCGACACGAACTACATTGCCAATCATACGGTCGGCTTCGATGAGTTTCGGCAATACGTCGCCGAATACCGTCTGGAAGATTCGTTCGAAAACTGCGGACTTCCCTCGGCCGATGTTTTGGAAGTAGTTCAGGCAATTCACGAAGGGCAGCGTGTTTCGTTCTGGTGGACCATGGGGGTGAATCAAAGCCACCAGGGAGTTCGCACCGCCCAGGCGATCATCAATCTGGCCATGATGACCGGCAACATCGGCCGCCCTGGGACCGGAGCCAATTCGGTGACTGGTCAATGCAATGCGATGGGCTCGCGTTTGTTCAGCAATACGACAAATCTGCTCGGCGGCCACGACTTCCGCAATGCCGACCATCGACAGAAGATCGCCGACACGCTGAGCATTCCGGTCGGCAATATCCCGACCGAAAACAGTTGGTCGTACGATGGCATCATGGAAGGGATTCGCCGCGGCGATATTCGGGGCTTGTGGGTCATCGCCACGAACCCCGCTCACTCGTGGATCCATCAAGAAGAAGCACACGAGACCCTATCGAAGCTAGACTTCCTCGTCGTTCAAGACATGTACCACTCGACCGAAACGGCCGTTCGCGCCGATCTGGTTTTGCCAGCGGCTGGTTGGGGAGAGAAGGAAGGCACCTTCATCAATTCCGAACGTCGGATTGGGCTGCACAAGAAGGTCGTTCCGGCCCCAGGCCAGGCCTTGGCCGACTTCCAGATCTTCCGCCTCGTTTCCCATTACTGGGGATGCGGGTCGTTGTTTGAAAGCTGGAAAACGCCGGAAGATGTCTTTCGGGCGATGAAGCAGTGTTCGCAGGGACAACCTTGCGACATCACCGGAATCCGCGACTATCGCATGCTCGACGATGCCCGCGGAGTACAGTGGCCGACCCGCCAGGACGAAAGCACCGGCGACGACTGGATGCCTGCCCAGCAGCGACGATTGTTCGAAGATGGTCAGTACTTCCATGCCGACGGTAAGGCACGCTTCATCTTCGAACCGCCCCAAGCCCCCAACGAAGAGCCGAGCGAAGACTTCCCGCTGCGTCTGCTCACTGGTCGCGGAACGGCGGCGCAGTGGCATACGCAAACCAAGACTTCCAAATCGGCCGTCTTGCGAACGCTGTACTCGACGACGCTTCTCGTCGACATCAGTCCCGACGATGCCGCTGCCCTGCAATTGCTGCCGCATGACAAAGTGCTGGTGCAATCGGCCCGCGGAGAAATTGAGGCCCGGGTTAACATCACCGGCAGTGTCCAGCCAGGGCATGTCTTCCTGCCGATGCACAACGAGCTGACTAATCGACTGACCTTTCCGCAGTTCGATAGCTACTCGCGACAGCCGTCTTATAAGAACGCCGCCGTGCGAATCGTGAAGCCTTCTTAG
- a CDS encoding FAD-dependent oxidoreductase, translating to MHQLHSANQTAAATPSSLGRMVVVGNGMVGHAFCQAMVRRGGHEAWQIDVFGEEPHAAYDRVRLTKLFREPESSLTLSPREWYEQVGVNLVTSQKINRINCVDKQVICQDGKRYPYDRLILATGSRPFVPPIEGVDLPGVFLYRTLDDLEQIREYASRCRSAAVMGGGLLGLEAGKAVLDLGLEAHVLEVAPSLMPRQLDSAGGALLKSRVEELGVHVHLLCRCDRIEAIGPGLRLHFVNGETLCVDMLIISAGIVPRDELARDADLTIAPRGGVVVNDRLRTSNANIFAIGECAVHRDKHYGLVGPGIQMAEVLAANCCGEDATFEYGDQSAKLKLMGVDVAALGDALGETPNSLIVHSHTEDSYRKLIFAGNRVVGATAVGEWNEIDRVRDFITHSRRLWPWQISRFRRTGRLWPEDALQSPWDWPEGAVVCSCVGVTKGRICEVVAEGAADAETVTQLTRASSVCGTCRPLVQQLCGQPPSTDASHSWKVLLGSSALTLVLIALMLTVGPLPFSDSVQTTWHSIDAIWRTEMPKQVTGYTIFGLTVLGLGFSLRKRMAGWSWGDFAWWRVAHAVLATLAVAGLALHTGFRFGSNLNLVLVSVFLVVNVTGGITGLLVSLENRISGTVGIWIRRWRPRMVLVHLLLFWPLPVLLLFHLITVYYF from the coding sequence GTGCATCAGTTGCATTCCGCCAACCAGACAGCCGCCGCCACGCCCAGTTCGCTCGGGCGGATGGTCGTTGTCGGCAATGGCATGGTCGGACATGCATTCTGCCAGGCCATGGTGCGGCGGGGTGGTCATGAAGCGTGGCAGATCGATGTCTTTGGCGAAGAGCCGCACGCCGCTTACGATCGTGTTCGATTGACGAAGCTGTTTCGCGAGCCAGAGTCTTCGCTGACCCTTTCGCCGCGAGAGTGGTACGAACAGGTCGGTGTGAACCTGGTGACTTCGCAAAAGATCAACCGCATCAATTGCGTCGACAAACAAGTCATTTGCCAGGATGGAAAGCGGTATCCGTACGACCGCTTGATTCTGGCCACGGGAAGTCGCCCTTTCGTGCCGCCGATTGAAGGCGTCGACCTGCCTGGGGTGTTTCTTTATCGCACGCTTGACGACTTGGAACAGATTCGCGAGTACGCTTCCCGTTGCCGGTCGGCGGCGGTGATGGGTGGTGGCCTGCTCGGCCTGGAAGCAGGCAAAGCAGTGCTCGATCTGGGATTGGAAGCACACGTCCTGGAAGTTGCCCCGAGCCTGATGCCCCGCCAACTCGATTCCGCAGGGGGGGCCCTGTTGAAGTCGCGCGTTGAAGAGCTCGGTGTTCATGTTCACTTACTTTGCCGCTGCGACCGCATCGAAGCGATCGGTCCAGGGCTGAGACTACACTTCGTCAATGGCGAGACACTTTGCGTCGACATGCTGATCATTTCGGCCGGGATCGTTCCACGCGATGAATTGGCCCGCGATGCCGACCTGACCATTGCTCCGCGCGGGGGCGTCGTCGTCAACGATCGTCTTCGCACGTCAAACGCCAACATCTTTGCCATTGGCGAATGTGCCGTGCATCGCGACAAGCATTATGGGCTGGTTGGCCCTGGCATTCAGATGGCTGAAGTCTTGGCCGCCAACTGCTGCGGCGAGGATGCCACGTTCGAGTATGGCGATCAATCGGCGAAACTCAAACTGATGGGTGTCGATGTTGCGGCTCTTGGCGATGCACTCGGCGAAACACCGAACTCGTTGATTGTGCATAGCCATACCGAGGACTCGTACCGCAAGCTCATCTTCGCCGGGAATCGTGTCGTCGGTGCCACCGCGGTTGGCGAATGGAACGAGATCGATCGTGTTCGTGATTTCATTACCCACTCGCGACGTTTATGGCCGTGGCAAATCTCGCGCTTCCGCCGAACCGGCCGGCTGTGGCCGGAAGATGCCCTGCAAAGTCCGTGGGATTGGCCTGAAGGTGCGGTGGTCTGTAGTTGCGTCGGTGTCACGAAAGGTCGAATTTGCGAAGTCGTTGCGGAAGGTGCGGCCGATGCCGAGACGGTCACTCAACTGACACGTGCTTCTTCCGTATGTGGAACGTGTCGGCCCTTGGTCCAGCAGCTTTGCGGACAACCGCCTTCCACCGATGCCTCTCATTCGTGGAAGGTTCTGCTCGGCAGCTCTGCGCTGACACTAGTATTGATCGCGTTGATGCTGACTGTCGGTCCCCTCCCCTTCTCCGATTCGGTCCAAACGACCTGGCATTCGATCGATGCGATCTGGCGTACCGAGATGCCCAAGCAAGTGACTGGTTACACGATCTTCGGTCTGACAGTGCTCGGACTCGGCTTTTCACTTCGCAAACGAATGGCTGGCTGGAGCTGGGGAGACTTCGCCTGGTGGCGCGTCGCTCACGCAGTGTTGGCCACGCTGGCGGTGGCAGGCCTGGCGCTGCATACCGGATTTCGATTTGGATCGAACTTGAACCTGGTCCTGGTCAGCGTGTTTCTGGTAGTGAATGTCACCGGAGGTATTACAGGCCTTCTCGTTTCGCTCGAGAACCGTATCTCTGGCACAGTTGGAATTTGGATTCGACGCTGGCGACCTCGCATGGTGCTGGTTCATCTGCTGCTGTTTTGGCCGCTGCCGGTATTACTGCTGTTTCATCTCATCACGGTGTATTACTTCTAA
- a CDS encoding cytochrome c3 family protein — MSSWIYALVWFALSLLVGSSLGMILLTEDHSWKTVYLPGKTTHGHYQIEMKCSECHDPELGVTSKSCLKCHEEELKEANDTHPAKKFNDPVNAARLSVLDAQNCITCHKEHAPAETHAMGVSMPEDFCFQCHQEIADERPSHKGMQFNSCQTSGCHNYHDNRALNENFLRKHLDEIANLPQQVVPERNALTRYLAEQSDPIKPLTAADARYHSSVPHDPQLIDDWAKSVHAQVGINCNDCHTQSNDNGKWQNEVPLATCQKCHADESDGFLQGMHGMRLAAGLSAMTPGMARLPMKHDMLHAELSCSSCHSPHDTDVRVAAMQACVKCHNDSHTKAYEDSPHARLWQQELHGELPPGSGVSCATCHMPREVSGSSKSPKVTVQHNQNANLQPNETMVRNVCSNCHGLQFSLDAMHDPKQIEQNFVETPAHSVESLEMVRKWFDRKKPSTP; from the coding sequence ATGTCTTCCTGGATTTATGCCCTGGTCTGGTTCGCGCTGTCGCTGCTGGTTGGCAGCAGTCTCGGCATGATCCTGCTGACGGAAGACCATTCCTGGAAGACGGTCTACCTGCCTGGCAAGACCACGCACGGACATTATCAAATCGAGATGAAGTGCTCGGAATGTCACGATCCCGAGTTGGGCGTGACCAGCAAGTCGTGTTTGAAGTGCCACGAAGAAGAACTGAAAGAAGCCAACGACACCCACCCCGCCAAGAAGTTCAACGACCCGGTCAATGCTGCCCGACTGTCCGTGCTGGATGCTCAGAACTGCATTACGTGCCACAAAGAGCACGCCCCTGCCGAAACGCATGCGATGGGCGTGTCGATGCCGGAAGACTTTTGTTTCCAGTGCCATCAAGAGATCGCCGATGAACGCCCGAGCCACAAAGGGATGCAGTTCAATTCGTGCCAGACCAGCGGCTGCCATAACTATCACGACAATCGCGCCCTCAACGAAAACTTCCTGCGTAAGCATCTCGACGAAATCGCCAACCTTCCGCAACAAGTCGTGCCCGAGCGTAACGCGCTGACTCGCTATCTCGCTGAACAATCCGATCCGATCAAGCCGCTGACCGCTGCGGATGCGCGGTATCACTCGAGCGTGCCTCACGATCCGCAATTGATCGACGACTGGGCCAAGTCAGTGCACGCCCAGGTTGGCATCAACTGCAACGATTGCCATACCCAGTCGAACGACAACGGCAAGTGGCAGAATGAAGTCCCGCTGGCGACCTGTCAGAAATGCCATGCTGACGAAAGCGATGGTTTCCTGCAGGGAATGCATGGTATGCGATTGGCAGCGGGGCTTTCAGCCATGACGCCTGGCATGGCCCGGTTACCGATGAAGCACGACATGTTGCACGCCGAACTTTCGTGCAGCTCTTGCCATTCGCCGCATGATACCGACGTCCGCGTTGCTGCAATGCAGGCCTGCGTGAAGTGCCACAACGATTCGCATACCAAGGCGTATGAAGACTCGCCTCACGCTCGACTTTGGCAGCAGGAACTTCACGGAGAGTTGCCGCCAGGCAGTGGCGTCTCGTGTGCGACTTGCCATATGCCACGCGAAGTCTCAGGCAGTTCCAAGTCGCCCAAGGTGACGGTGCAGCACAATCAAAATGCCAACCTCCAGCCTAACGAGACGATGGTTCGAAACGTTTGCTCGAATTGCCACGGCCTTCAATTCAGCCTGGATGCAATGCACGACCCGAAGCAGATCGAGCAAAACTTTGTCGAGACGCCAGCACACTCGGTCGAGAGCCTGGAGATGGTTCGCAAGTGGTTCGATCGCAAGAAACCATCGACGCCATAA
- a CDS encoding DUF3365 domain-containing protein, translating to MNKVLGIVCGLIVIGSTTVALTGCGNSTPASVPAAGGITPKQFANAVHAVMMADRTVYATHIVTRLKEQGSEVKPSEYWQDEEGTIPLPAQMFRMGSEIVDSNEEAGFTYALKSLWPLNPQNTPKSDQEIEGLKFVAENPGENFYGEEKLGDKTYFTAVYADKAVAKACWDCHNNHSDRGADYPEFKEGDVMGGVVVRIPLD from the coding sequence ATGAACAAGGTCCTGGGAATCGTTTGCGGTTTGATTGTCATTGGTTCGACGACCGTGGCGTTGACCGGCTGCGGAAACAGTACGCCAGCGTCGGTTCCGGCGGCTGGTGGCATCACGCCGAAACAGTTTGCCAATGCGGTCCATGCCGTGATGATGGCCGATCGTACGGTCTATGCGACGCACATCGTAACGCGCTTGAAAGAGCAAGGCAGCGAAGTCAAACCGAGCGAGTATTGGCAAGACGAAGAAGGCACGATCCCGCTGCCGGCGCAGATGTTTCGTATGGGCTCCGAGATTGTCGACAGCAATGAGGAAGCTGGCTTCACTTATGCCTTGAAGTCGCTGTGGCCGTTGAATCCCCAGAACACGCCCAAGTCTGATCAGGAAATCGAAGGCCTCAAGTTCGTGGCCGAGAACCCCGGCGAGAACTTCTATGGTGAGGAGAAGCTGGGCGACAAGACGTACTTCACCGCGGTTTATGCGGACAAGGCAGTGGCCAAGGCTTGCTGGGATTGCCACAACAATCACTCCGACCGAGGCGCCGACTACCCTGAGTTCAAAGAGGGGGACGTGATGGGTGGCGTGGTCGTTCGGATCCCCTTGGACTGA
- a CDS encoding DUF6666 family protein: MRVFPCILALLTAVCGGVVADLAPAAEPREPAKLPHTVTEDFNRPPSPARAIRSLFSTDQDRVFAARQRVARASYVASKIQAGDIQPVDYSVLSESAGEPMPMEGEIIMEGPAIAGIHDPMTYHTVPGSPGCSSCQGGSQCGGDCGTCGTCPTICFPLCFSLPLENLSVRAGVEGFKGPMNAGMDGSFGFLYGVNWGAPLVSRSTGLGVQLGVNGSNANLHGASFTDDHRDQFFLTAGVFRRVDWGWQGGIVYDHMNDHWYYDIDASQIRGELSWKFQCQGEFGFWFTASDQTSDIDEQITLPGASVPSTASGSFQPNNMFAFFYRTPLEVCGGEMRFSGGWTDTEMGLIGADLNVPITKCLAVESNFLYLIPRGGEGSDDPCVCETWNVGINLVWYPRACSSASAGKNYYRPLFNVANNGTFSMYPTN; the protein is encoded by the coding sequence ATGCGAGTCTTCCCCTGTATCCTGGCTTTGCTGACCGCTGTTTGCGGTGGTGTCGTTGCGGATCTCGCTCCCGCGGCGGAACCTCGTGAGCCAGCTAAACTGCCACACACTGTTACTGAAGATTTCAACCGACCGCCATCGCCCGCCCGGGCGATCCGAAGTCTGTTTTCTACCGATCAAGATCGCGTGTTTGCTGCTCGGCAACGCGTCGCCCGCGCCAGTTATGTGGCGTCGAAGATCCAGGCCGGCGATATCCAACCGGTCGACTACTCGGTTTTGAGTGAGTCGGCAGGCGAGCCGATGCCCATGGAAGGCGAAATCATCATGGAAGGTCCGGCCATCGCCGGGATCCACGATCCGATGACCTACCACACTGTTCCAGGCTCGCCTGGCTGTTCGTCCTGCCAGGGCGGATCGCAGTGTGGCGGCGACTGCGGAACTTGTGGTACTTGCCCAACGATCTGTTTCCCCCTTTGTTTCAGCTTGCCGCTGGAAAACCTCTCGGTCCGAGCCGGTGTCGAAGGCTTCAAAGGCCCGATGAATGCTGGCATGGATGGAAGTTTTGGCTTCCTGTATGGCGTGAACTGGGGTGCTCCCTTGGTCTCGCGAAGCACCGGCCTGGGCGTCCAGTTGGGTGTGAATGGCTCGAATGCGAACCTGCATGGTGCGAGCTTCACCGACGATCATCGCGACCAGTTCTTCCTGACCGCCGGTGTTTTCCGCCGCGTCGACTGGGGCTGGCAGGGTGGTATCGTCTACGACCACATGAACGATCACTGGTACTACGACATCGACGCCAGCCAGATTCGTGGTGAATTGAGCTGGAAGTTCCAGTGCCAGGGCGAATTTGGTTTCTGGTTCACCGCTTCGGACCAGACCAGCGACATCGACGAGCAGATCACCCTGCCAGGGGCATCGGTTCCATCGACCGCCTCAGGCTCGTTCCAGCCAAACAACATGTTCGCGTTCTTTTACCGAACTCCTCTGGAGGTTTGTGGTGGCGAAATGCGATTCTCGGGCGGTTGGACCGACACCGAGATGGGTCTGATCGGAGCTGACCTGAACGTTCCGATCACCAAATGCCTGGCTGTGGAAAGCAATTTCCTCTACCTCATCCCCCGAGGTGGTGAGGGAAGCGACGATCCATGCGTCTGCGAGACCTGGAATGTTGGTATCAACCTCGTGTGGTACCCACGGGCCTGCAGTTCGGCCAGTGCCGGCAAAAACTACTATCGTCCGCTGTTTAACGTAGCGAACAACGGTACTTTCTCGATGTACCCAACGAACTAA
- a CDS encoding PLP-dependent aspartate aminotransferase family protein: MQFRTRAIHVGNKKDPQTGAVVPPIHVASTFVQPGAGEWGEFDYSRSGNPTRKNLETTLAELEGGCGALAFASGMAATHCATMLLESGDHIVAGTDIYGGTYRLLHKITQKNNVGITLANSTNLEQLEAAIQPNTKLMWVESPGNPLMSITDLKACAEIAKKHGILLGVDSTFATPVLTRPLELGIDIVQHSVTKYLAGHSDVLGGALVVKDKALFDRLYFIQNATGAVLDPFQSFLASRGIKTLELRVREQCRSAQKIAEFLNEHRKVSRVLYPGLPSHPGHDIAARQMEGGFGAMMSFEVVGGYEAAKKVCEDTKLFQLAVSLGAVESLIEQPASMSHASYDRADRLAHGIKDELIRISVGLEAPEDLMADLDAVLATI, encoded by the coding sequence ATGCAGTTCCGTACCCGAGCAATTCACGTTGGCAACAAAAAGGATCCACAAACGGGCGCTGTCGTGCCACCGATTCATGTGGCTTCGACCTTTGTGCAGCCAGGGGCCGGCGAATGGGGCGAGTTTGATTACTCGCGAAGCGGGAATCCAACGCGTAAGAACTTGGAAACCACGCTGGCGGAACTCGAAGGTGGCTGCGGAGCCTTGGCGTTTGCTTCCGGCATGGCGGCCACGCACTGTGCGACGATGCTGCTGGAAAGTGGCGACCACATCGTCGCCGGCACCGATATCTATGGCGGGACTTATCGCCTGCTGCACAAGATCACGCAGAAGAACAACGTCGGCATCACGCTGGCCAACTCCACCAACCTCGAACAGTTGGAAGCGGCCATTCAGCCCAACACCAAGTTGATGTGGGTCGAAAGCCCCGGCAACCCGCTGATGTCGATCACCGATCTGAAAGCCTGTGCCGAGATCGCCAAGAAGCATGGCATCTTGCTGGGGGTCGACAGCACGTTCGCAACGCCTGTTTTAACGCGGCCGCTGGAACTGGGGATCGATATCGTTCAGCACTCGGTGACAAAGTACCTGGCGGGGCACAGTGATGTGCTGGGTGGAGCATTGGTGGTAAAGGACAAGGCCCTGTTCGATCGGCTTTACTTCATTCAAAACGCCACCGGTGCCGTGCTCGATCCATTCCAGTCATTCCTCGCGTCGCGTGGGATCAAGACGCTGGAGCTACGTGTTCGCGAGCAATGCCGCTCGGCCCAGAAGATCGCCGAGTTCTTAAACGAGCACCGCAAGGTTTCGCGGGTCCTTTATCCTGGCCTGCCATCGCATCCAGGGCACGACATTGCAGCTCGCCAGATGGAAGGTGGCTTCGGCGCGATGATGAGCTTCGAGGTAGTCGGCGGGTATGAAGCTGCCAAGAAGGTTTGCGAAGACACGAAGCTCTTCCAGTTGGCTGTCAGCCTGGGGGCGGTCGAATCGCTGATAGAACAGCCAGCATCGATGTCGCATGCCAGCTACGACCGAGCCGACCGCCTGGCCCATGGGATCAAAGATGAACTGATCCGAATCTCGGTTGGGTTGGAAGCCCCGGAGGACCTGATGGCCGATCTGGATGCAGTGCTGGCAACGATCTAA